One part of the Deinococcus fonticola genome encodes these proteins:
- a CDS encoding FtsK/SpoIIIE family DNA translocase, producing MAKAAKARNIAPQASRFDGEALGLVLFALGILLAVTVFSPAVAEDQRPGTAQAIGFMAATRAAVVGWLGWGAYLLPIIPVAYGVLVFLGRSLRNLTRRVLGGVVVALSLLALHEVVQPGAAGQLAALVVGPVAGVLGYLAALLPLVTLTLGIELILHLAPFALLKTLFRHISILLGGGAARVQGVIESQRGGQESARVRQEVRLGLSAHLRELDTLRRLFPEDDSVKRQFEEVRQARKTVKAQDETGLKHLSRDLDNWQAMTALYVSNAGRDLREAVKVEALDAGADAEALLKDMNAGRHELSVPLASTQASGELEVIRRRAVQDLHRIAFRAGRLERERKAAEKALAKPDLHALGRERAAHEERTQGWQELQQEYTEWLTFASQYPGWPDLAAAFDRAPTSIATTLALALRNHSLETVAQRGVWQQRLVDAQQELLHQAETLTPTSVGSANQTVVLPVMDFEFAPRPETPAAQPLPLAEPEEILVVSAKAGQVQRHAPAPALGSLDALEDGLTGHGDLDPWDDADDDLPFGPPARQTAQQAAQQTTRQPAQSAQKGSEPLKAVPPQKPRLLPTGGVSAAPWESAEPERQSRPVQGGIPLRLPDDALLDAIPAAPVNATGLEVAARQRAGLIDETLRQFNLQARVVDFARGPTVTRYEIEPAPGEKISRISSLSNDLARALAVGGVRIEAPVPGKSVIGLEVPNAEREPVTFHQAADSSTFKNSRAKLPIILGKSIDGDLMVGDLAKMPHLLVAGSTGSGKSVCVNTLITSLLFKYLPTELRFLMVDPKMVELTPYDGIPHLVRGVVTNPVDAAGVLLGAVAHMERRYKMMSQVGAKNLEQFNAKMRQTGEPELPHLVIIIDELADLMITSPKEVESAIMRLAQMARATGMHLILATQRPSVDILTSLIKVNIPARIAFAVSSSHDSRTILDSVGAERLTGMGDMLFYQPGLVKPLRLQGPYISETESVRITEELRRQVFDDTFVELYGADFEGGIEASGPTADKSNMDFSDPYLRQAAQICIEEGQGSVSRLQRRLSVGHARAGKLMDMLEAMGIVSKHQGSKPREVLITEADLPEYFGK from the coding sequence ATGGCGAAGGCGGCAAAAGCGAGAAATATTGCTCCACAGGCGAGCCGCTTTGACGGTGAGGCGCTGGGGCTGGTGCTGTTCGCCCTGGGCATTCTGCTGGCGGTTACGGTGTTCAGTCCGGCGGTGGCGGAGGATCAGCGGCCGGGCACGGCGCAGGCAATCGGGTTCATGGCGGCCACGCGGGCCGCCGTGGTGGGCTGGCTGGGCTGGGGCGCGTATCTGCTGCCCATCATCCCCGTCGCTTACGGGGTGCTGGTGTTCCTGGGGCGCAGCCTGCGCAACCTCACTCGGCGCGTGCTGGGCGGCGTGGTCGTGGCACTGTCGCTGCTGGCGCTGCACGAGGTGGTGCAGCCGGGCGCGGCGGGACAGCTGGCGGCGCTGGTGGTCGGGCCGGTCGCGGGCGTGCTGGGCTATCTGGCGGCGCTGTTGCCACTGGTGACGCTGACCCTGGGCATAGAGTTGATTCTGCACCTGGCCCCGTTCGCGCTGCTGAAAACGCTGTTCCGGCACATCAGCATTCTGCTGGGGGGCGGGGCGGCCCGCGTGCAGGGCGTCATCGAAAGCCAGCGCGGCGGTCAGGAATCCGCGCGGGTGCGGCAGGAGGTGCGGCTGGGACTGTCGGCTCACCTGCGTGAACTCGACACCCTGCGCCGCCTGTTCCCGGAAGATGACAGCGTCAAGCGGCAGTTCGAGGAGGTCAGGCAGGCCCGCAAGACCGTGAAGGCGCAGGATGAGACCGGCTTGAAACACCTGTCGCGCGACCTGGACAACTGGCAGGCCATGACGGCCCTGTACGTGTCCAACGCCGGGCGTGACCTGCGCGAGGCCGTGAAAGTCGAGGCGCTGGACGCCGGCGCCGACGCCGAGGCGCTGCTCAAGGACATGAACGCCGGCCGCCACGAACTCAGCGTTCCGCTGGCCAGCACCCAGGCCAGCGGGGAACTGGAGGTCATTCGCCGCCGCGCCGTGCAGGATCTGCACCGCATCGCCTTCCGCGCCGGCCGGCTGGAACGTGAGCGCAAGGCCGCCGAGAAGGCGCTGGCGAAGCCCGACCTGCACGCGCTGGGCCGTGAACGCGCCGCCCACGAGGAACGCACCCAGGGCTGGCAGGAGTTGCAGCAGGAGTACACCGAGTGGCTGACTTTCGCCTCGCAGTACCCCGGCTGGCCGGATCTGGCCGCCGCGTTCGACCGCGCCCCCACCAGCATCGCCACGACGCTGGCGCTGGCCCTGCGCAATCACTCGCTGGAGACCGTCGCGCAGCGGGGGGTGTGGCAACAGCGGCTGGTCGACGCGCAGCAGGAGCTGTTGCATCAGGCCGAGACCCTCACGCCGACCAGTGTCGGGTCAGCGAATCAGACGGTGGTGCTGCCCGTCATGGACTTCGAGTTCGCGCCCCGCCCTGAAACGCCCGCCGCCCAACCTTTGCCCCTGGCCGAACCGGAGGAAATCCTGGTGGTGTCCGCCAAAGCTGGGCAGGTGCAGCGCCACGCACCCGCGCCGGCCCTGGGCAGCCTGGACGCCCTGGAAGACGGCCTGACCGGGCACGGTGACCTCGACCCCTGGGACGACGCCGACGATGACCTGCCTTTCGGCCCGCCTGCCCGGCAAACTGCACAGCAAGCGGCCCAGCAAACAACTCGGCAACCTGCACAATCTGCACAGAAAGGTAGCGAGCCCCTGAAGGCCGTGCCGCCACAGAAACCGCGCCTGTTGCCCACAGGGGGCGTGAGCGCGGCCCCCTGGGAAAGCGCCGAACCCGAGCGCCAGAGCAGGCCCGTTCAGGGCGGCATTCCCCTGCGCCTGCCGGACGACGCGCTGCTGGACGCCATACCCGCTGCGCCCGTGAACGCCACCGGATTAGAGGTGGCGGCCCGCCAACGCGCCGGCCTGATCGACGAGACGCTGCGGCAGTTCAACCTGCAGGCCCGCGTGGTGGACTTCGCGCGTGGCCCTACCGTCACCCGCTACGAGATCGAACCCGCACCCGGCGAGAAGATCAGCCGCATTTCCAGCCTCAGCAACGACCTGGCCCGCGCCCTGGCGGTGGGCGGCGTGCGTATCGAGGCCCCGGTGCCCGGCAAAAGCGTGATCGGTCTGGAAGTACCGAACGCCGAACGTGAACCCGTGACCTTCCACCAGGCCGCCGACTCCAGCACCTTCAAGAACAGCCGCGCCAAACTGCCCATCATCCTCGGCAAAAGCATCGACGGTGACCTGATGGTCGGTGACCTGGCGAAGATGCCGCACCTGCTGGTGGCGGGGAGCACTGGGTCAGGCAAATCCGTGTGCGTCAACACGCTCATCACGTCGCTGCTGTTCAAGTACCTGCCCACCGAGCTGCGCTTCCTGATGGTCGACCCCAAGATGGTGGAACTCACGCCCTACGACGGCATTCCGCATCTGGTGCGCGGCGTGGTGACCAACCCGGTCGATGCGGCCGGCGTGCTGCTGGGCGCGGTGGCGCACATGGAGCGCCGCTACAAGATGATGTCGCAGGTGGGCGCCAAGAACCTGGAGCAGTTCAACGCCAAGATGCGCCAGACCGGCGAACCCGAACTGCCGCACCTGGTCATCATCATCGACGAGCTGGCCGACCTGATGATCACCAGCCCCAAGGAAGTCGAGTCCGCCATCATGCGCCTGGCCCAGATGGCCCGCGCCACCGGCATGCACCTGATCCTGGCGACCCAGCGGCCCAGCGTGGACATCCTGACCAGCCTCATCAAGGTGAACATTCCGGCCCGCATCGCCTTCGCGGTCAGCAGCAGCCACGACTCGCGCACCATCCTGGATTCGGTGGGCGCCGAGCGCCTGACCGGCATGGGCGACATGCTGTTCTACCAGCCGGGACTGGTCAAGCCGCTGCGCCTTCAGGGGCCGTACATCAGCGAAACCGAGTCGGTGCGCATCACTGAGGAACTGCGCCGCCAGGTGTTCGACGACACTTTCGTGGAACTGTACGGCGCGGATTTCGAGGGCGGCATCGAGGCCAGCGGCCCCACCGCCGACAAGAGCAACATGGATTTCAGCGACCCATACCTGCGGCAGGCCGCGCAAATCTGTATCGAGGAAGGGCAGG
- a CDS encoding MATE family efflux transporter produces MGEAAAVKTEPIQGRPPTPLREISSIAVPVSLEMVIQLVLTFINQIIVGTLGALAVAAVGLAGSLSFMFFVTLGALGSGTSILIARREGAGDQAGVSHALSVTVLLGVVLGVLLTAPIVLSSGPLLGLAGGSPDVREAATPYMQVFMLALVPGMLGWILSGALRSLGHARTPLVATVVSVVIEVIVAYGLVFGLGPLPQMGIVGAAWAVVVANTYKALHLAYQIYGPRHLARLKLPPHGIWDDYVKPLFTLSAPLAFTEFVWSAGGFMYASVFARVGTQALAASQIVGTLEGIFIVGSFGLMTAATVLIGKALGSGDAAAAQAWLRRLTRLGLLTALAFGLLFALTSLFVPALFPRVGSDVHRIALIGILINAATQVFKVRNMIVGGGVLPSAGDGKGVIIGDVVGSFVVGLPLAILLGLYTPLGVWGVFLARSLDEVAKVIVFEWRKRRVDWPRLAQEQRGQDVAAH; encoded by the coding sequence ATGGGGGAAGCCGCTGCTGTGAAAACTGAACCGATTCAGGGAAGGCCGCCGACGCCGCTGAGGGAAATCAGCAGCATTGCCGTGCCGGTCAGTCTGGAAATGGTCATTCAACTGGTGTTGACCTTCATCAACCAGATCATCGTCGGCACGCTGGGGGCATTGGCGGTGGCGGCTGTGGGCCTCGCCGGTAGCCTCAGCTTCATGTTCTTCGTCACGCTGGGGGCACTGGGCAGCGGCACCAGCATCCTGATCGCGCGGCGTGAGGGCGCCGGTGACCAGGCTGGCGTCAGTCACGCCCTGAGCGTGACTGTGCTGCTGGGCGTGGTGCTGGGTGTGCTGCTGACCGCGCCTATCGTCCTGAGTTCCGGGCCGTTGCTGGGCCTGGCCGGCGGGTCACCGGACGTGAGGGAGGCGGCCACGCCTTACATGCAGGTGTTCATGCTGGCGCTGGTGCCCGGCATGCTGGGCTGGATTCTCAGCGGGGCGCTGCGCAGCCTGGGCCACGCCCGCACGCCGCTGGTCGCCACCGTCGTCAGCGTCGTTATTGAAGTCATCGTGGCTTACGGCCTGGTGTTCGGGCTGGGGCCACTGCCGCAGATGGGCATCGTGGGCGCGGCCTGGGCAGTCGTGGTGGCCAACACCTACAAGGCGCTGCACCTGGCCTACCAGATTTACGGCCCACGCCACCTGGCCCGCCTGAAACTTCCCCCCCACGGTATCTGGGACGACTACGTGAAACCGCTGTTCACCCTCAGCGCCCCACTGGCCTTCACCGAGTTCGTGTGGTCGGCGGGCGGCTTCATGTACGCCAGCGTCTTTGCGCGCGTGGGCACGCAGGCGCTGGCGGCCAGCCAGATCGTCGGCACGCTGGAAGGCATCTTTATCGTCGGCAGTTTCGGCCTGATGACCGCCGCCACCGTCCTGATCGGCAAGGCGCTGGGTTCCGGTGACGCCGCCGCCGCCCAGGCGTGGCTGCGCCGCCTGACGCGCCTGGGCCTGCTCACCGCCCTGGCCTTCGGGCTGCTGTTCGCCCTCACCAGCCTGTTTGTGCCGGCCCTGTTTCCCCGCGTGGGCAGCGACGTTCACCGCATCGCCCTGATCGGCATCCTGATCAACGCCGCCACGCAGGTCTTCAAAGTCCGCAACATGATCGTCGGCGGGGGGGTGCTGCCCAGCGCCGGAGATGGCAAAGGCGTCATCATCGGGGACGTGGTGGGGTCGTTCGTGGTGGGGCTGCCGCTGGCCATCCTGCTCGGGCTCTATACCCCGCTGGGGGTGTGGGGCGTGTTTCTGGCCCGCAGCCTCGACGAAGTGGCCAAGGTCATCGTCTTCGAGTGGCGCAAACGCCGCGTCGACTGGCCACGACTGGCGCAGGAGCAGCGGGGCCAGGACGTTGCCGCGCATTGA
- a CDS encoding Mov34/MPN/PAD-1 family protein, giving the protein MLLHLPRAMRDNLWTHALREAPHECVGALGGTWQGQEGHVVTFYPFQNVSPTPETQYLAHPGHFLRALKAMQAEGLELAALYHSHPHGPGQPSLTDTRLAEYPVPYIIADLKSRLLHAYLLPTGERVRLIEAE; this is encoded by the coding sequence GTGCTGTTACACCTGCCCCGCGCCATGCGTGACAACCTGTGGACTCACGCCCTGCGCGAGGCCCCCCACGAATGCGTCGGCGCACTCGGCGGCACCTGGCAAGGCCAGGAGGGCCACGTCGTGACCTTTTACCCCTTCCAGAACGTCTCCCCCACCCCCGAAACGCAGTACCTGGCGCACCCCGGCCACTTTCTGCGCGCCCTGAAAGCCATGCAGGCCGAGGGGCTGGAACTGGCCGCGCTGTACCACAGCCACCCGCACGGGCCGGGCCAGCCCAGCCTGACCGACACCCGGCTGGCCGAGTACCCCGTGCCTTACATCATCGCCGACCTGAAAAGCCGCCTGCTGCACGCTTACCTCCTGCCTACCGGCGAGCGGGTGCGGCTGATCGAAGCGGAATAG